ATGGACGTTCAGCGGCAAGTGGCAGTGGTGCAGGTGACGGAGGAGGACATCCAGAGGGGGTACGTCCTTGTCAGCGCGGCCACCGTGTACCGGGTCAGGGCCAATACCCCGGCGGGCTATGTCCTGAACGTCCAGAGCATGGGTGGTCCCTTCAGCCGCATCGTCCTCATCGAAGGCGGCCGGGAGGTGGAGCTGGCAAGCGGGGGCGGCCTGGTCCACATGCCCTATCAGGGGGGGAAAGACGGGGAGACGAAGGAGCTGGGGTTCAGGTTCTACCTGGCCCAGAACGTCGCACCCGGGACGTACAGCTGGCCCCTGTCCCTGCGTGCGGAAACCTATTAGGGGGTGCTCCCCAGCGCCAGGGATATCAGGAGCAGGACGAAGGCGGTCAGCGCCGCCCCGGCGTGCAGAAAGATGAGCCTGACGGGAAGCTTTCGTTTCTTGAGGTGAGCGGAAAAGAGGGTCAGCCCGCCGAAGGCCGCCAGAACGAACAGGATGAGGGAGAAGATGGCCAACCCTCCCGCCTGCACCTGTGCAAGCCCCACGATAAAGAGAACCAGCCCCGAGGCCGCCACAACTCCATGGCCCAGGGCCAGGACGACGGGGACGTGCTTGCCGCTCATGTGCAGGTAGGCCAGGGTGGCCCCGCCCAGGGCCGCCAGAGCGAAAAGAAAAGCGGCCAGCGTCAACATCTTCTACCACCTCCGCATATCGATATGCCCGATGCTATCACGGGGTGCCCGGAGGGTCAAGGACACGGGCTCGTGTGTGCGGCTGGGCTCTGCGCCGGGCGAGGGAGCGAGATGCAGGAAACGCCCCAGTTTCCACATAGCCTTCGATTAACAGTGAGGCCCTATTTCTCTCCCACCGAGATGTACACGCTGCCGAAGTAGACCTCCTTAAATGCCATGGGTCTCAAGTAGCGGTTTATGGATTCCCAGGGCTTTCGCTCCGCCAGGTCCAGGGTGACGCCGAAGGGGCTGGTGATGAACACGAAGGCTCTGACGAGCCATTCCGGCCACGTCTCGGGCCTCTTGAAGTCCAGCACGACGAAGCGTCCACCCCGCACAAGGGCCTCCGCGCCCCGGCGGATTATCCGGTCGTACTCGGGCATGAGGGTGATGGCGAAGCTGGAGACGATGCCGCGCACTGCTTCGGGGAACCTGTAGTCGGAGGCGTCGCCTTGTACCAGTGCGACATTTCCCCATCCGTTTCGCCTGATGCGCTTCTCGGCCCTCTCGAGCATCTCCGGCGTCAGGTCCACCCCGATGACCCTGCCCTCCGGGCCGACGGCCTTCCTGAGGAGCCCGAAGTTCAGGCCCGTGCCGCAGCCCAGGTCCACGACCGTGTCACCGCCCTTGAGGTCCAGAAGCGAAACGGCTTTCCTTCGGTAGTGCATTTCCCTGAAGCCGATGAGGTAGTAGAGGTTTGCACTGAGGTCGTAGGCGCCCGCGCGCTTTCGGTAAAGGTCGGCGATTTCGTCCTTGCGGAGCGCCATAAGATGAATTATACGACCTTAACGGAAGAAGCGCAGTCCTCCGGGGATTCGCGCACCCGGCGCGGGCCGGTTTCGTAATCGCGGGACTTGGCTTCATCCCGGCATCGATTCAACCTGAATCCGCTTCTTCCGATGTGTCCCGGGGAAGGCGCCCTTGACGCCGGGAGGACATTCCTCGATAATTGTGAGAGACAGCGAAAGGGGGCGCCATGATCTTCATAGCCGGGGCCACGGGGTTCATAGGGACGCATCTTCTCACGAGGCTCAAGGAGAAGGGCATCGAGGCCCGGTGCCTGGCGAGAAAGCCCGCCAGCGCCCGGAAGGCCGAGGAGCTGGGCTTCGAGACGGCCGCGGGCGATGTCATGGACCGCGAGTCCCTCCGGGGGAGCATGCGGGGGGCGGAGATGGTGGTCAACCTGGTGGGCATCCTCCAGGAGAAGGACGGGGCGACCTACCGGCGCATCCACGTGGAGGGCTGCGGGAACCTCTTGGAGGAGGCCGCCCAAGCCGGGGTGAAGCATTTCTTTTACCAGAGCGCCCTCGGGGCCGACCTCCATTCGGACTCCCCGTACCAGAAGACCAAGGCCCTGGCCGAGGAGAAGGTGAAGGCCTCCGGCTTCCCCTATACCATATTCAGGCCGTCCCTGGTGGTGGGGGAGGGCGACGGGTTCACGCGGACGCTCGTGAAGCTCATCAAGTCCCCGGGTCCCATGATTCCCATTCCCGGGCGGGGGGAGGCGAAGTTTCAGCCGCTGTTCGTGGAGGACTGGGGAACCTGTTTTCTCGATATCGTGAACAACCCCGGCGCCCTGGGGAAGACCTATGAGTTGGGCGGCCCCGAGCACCTGACCTTTAACGAGATGGTTCAGGCCGTGGCCGAGGCCATGGGTGTACGGAAGGACCTGCTTCACATCCCCTCGGGCCTGGCCCGCCTGGGGGTGAAGGTGTTTGAGAAAACGCCGCTTGCTCTGGCCACCTCCGAGCAGCTCGCGCTCCTTCAGATGGACAATATCACGGACCCGGACGCGGTGAAGAAGAACTTCGGGTTCGACCCGAAGCCCTTCCGCGAGGCCCTGGCCGTTTTCATTTCACCACGAGGACGGGACAGGTAGCGTGGTCCACGACCTTCGAGGAGACGCTGCCCAGGAGGAACTTCCGTGCGCCGTGCCGCCCGTGGGAGCCCACGACCAGGAGGTCGACCTTCATCTTCTGGGCGGTCTCCAGTATCTTCTCGGCGGCCGGGCCCTGGCGGATGATGGTCTTGGCCTCGACGGGCTTGCTGGCCAGGGAGATGCGCACCTTCTCCATGGCCGTCTTCGTCTCCTCGGTCAGGGCCTCCACGATGCGCCCGCGGTCGATGTCGGAGAGCTCCGTCAGATAGAGCTCCGGTATGACTGAGAGCACGGTGAGAGAAGAGCTCATCGCCACGGCTATCTCCACGGCCCGCTTGAGCGCCTTGTCCGAGAGCTTCGAGCCGTCGTGGGCCACAAGGATTTTTTTCATATGTCCTCCCGTCGTTGAATACTTCTATTGTATAGGAAAGCCGTTCCGGCCGCCGTTCAGGCTTTCTCGAGCGCACAGCCGCGGCAGCGCGGCTCGCGGGGACGGCAGCGGTCCTTCCCCACCTGCACGAACAGCGCGTGAAACTCGTTGAAAAACGGCACCGTGTCCCAGCCCCGGGGGCCCGCGCCGCCCCGGGCGAAAAGCCCGTGGAAGAGGGCCTGAAACGTCCCG
This portion of the Nitrospirota bacterium genome encodes:
- a CDS encoding class I SAM-dependent methyltransferase produces the protein MALRKDEIADLYRKRAGAYDLSANLYYLIGFREMHYRRKAVSLLDLKGGDTVVDLGCGTGLNFGLLRKAVGPEGRVIGVDLTPEMLERAEKRIRRNGWGNVALVQGDASDYRFPEAVRGIVSSFAITLMPEYDRIIRRGAEALVRGGRFVVLDFKRPETWPEWLVRAFVFITSPFGVTLDLAERKPWESINRYLRPMAFKEVYFGSVYISVGEK
- a CDS encoding endonuclease III domain-containing protein, which produces MRRAETGRLREQLLAVHGVGEETADSILLYALEKPVFVVDAYTRRVLSRHRIMDYAEPYGTFQALFHGLFARGGAGPRGWDTVPFFNEFHALFVQVGKDRCRPREPRCRGCALEKA
- a CDS encoding universal stress protein; the encoded protein is MKKILVAHDGSKLSDKALKRAVEIAVAMSSSLTVLSVIPELYLTELSDIDRGRIVEALTEETKTAMEKVRISLASKPVEAKTIIRQGPAAEKILETAQKMKVDLLVVGSHGRHGARKFLLGSVSSKVVDHATCPVLVVK
- a CDS encoding complex I NDUFA9 subunit family protein; its protein translation is MIFIAGATGFIGTHLLTRLKEKGIEARCLARKPASARKAEELGFETAAGDVMDRESLRGSMRGAEMVVNLVGILQEKDGATYRRIHVEGCGNLLEEAAQAGVKHFFYQSALGADLHSDSPYQKTKALAEEKVKASGFPYTIFRPSLVVGEGDGFTRTLVKLIKSPGPMIPIPGRGEAKFQPLFVEDWGTCFLDIVNNPGALGKTYELGGPEHLTFNEMVQAVAEAMGVRKDLLHIPSGLARLGVKVFEKTPLALATSEQLALLQMDNITDPDAVKKNFGFDPKPFREALAVFISPRGRDR